A window of the Electrophorus electricus isolate fEleEle1 chromosome 11, fEleEle1.pri, whole genome shotgun sequence genome harbors these coding sequences:
- the klhl31 gene encoding kelch-like protein 31, which translates to MAPKKNKTAKKNKADINEMTIMVEDSPINKINGLNTLLEGGNGFSCISTEVTDPGYAPNLLEGLSNMRQDSFLCDLTIATKTKSFDVHKVVMASCSEYIHNILKKDPGLQKIDLSDVSPVGLATAITYAYSGKLTLSLYTIGSTISAAMLLQINTLVKMCSDFLMREISVENCMYVVNIADTYNLKETKDAAQKFMRENFIEFSEMEQFLKLTYEQISDFLTDDSLQLPSELTAFQIAIKWLDFDDKRLKYAPDLLTHIRFGTISAQDLVSHVQSVPRMMQDAECHRLLVDAMNYHLLPYQQNILQSRRTKVRGGQRVLLTVGGRPALTEKSLSRDILYRDEDNIWNRLTEMPAKSFNQCVAVLDGFLYVAGGEDQNDARNQAKHAVSNFCRYDPRFNTWIHLSCMIQKRTHFSLNTFNGLLFAIGGRNSDGCQASVECYVPSSNQWQMKAPMEVPRCCHASTVIDGKILVTGGYINNAYSRAVCSYDPSTDSWQDKNSLSTPRGWHCSTTVGDRAYVLGGSQLGGRGERVDVLTVECFNPHSGQWSYVSPLHTGVSTAGAATLNNKIYVLGGWNEVEKKYKKCTQVYNPDLNEWTEDDELPEATVGISCCVITIPTRKTRESRASSASSAPVSI; encoded by the exons ATGGCACCCAAAAAGAACAAGACTGCTAAGAAGAATAAAGCAGATATAAATGAGATGACAATCATGGTGGAAGACAGTCCAATCAATAAAATCAATGGGTTAAACACTCTTCTGGAAGGTGGCAATGGCTTTAGTTGTATCTCTACGGAGGTCACTGACCCAGGCTATGCCCCTAACCTCCTGGAAGGCCTTAGTAACATGAGACAAGATAGTTTCCTGTGTGATCTGACAATAGCAACCAAGACCAAGTCTTTCGACGTCCACAAAGTTGTAATGGCCTCCTGCAGTGAATACATCCACAATATTCTCAAAAAAGACCCAGGCCTTCAAAAAATTGACCTCAGCGATGTCTCCCCAGTTGGCCTGGCAACAGCTATCACATATGCTTACTCCGGAAAGCTGACCTTGTCACTCTACACCATTGGCAGCACAATTTCAGCAGCCATGCTTTTACAGATCAACACCCTGGTCAAGATGTGCAGTGACTTCCTAATGCGAGAGATCAGTGTGGAaaattgtatgtatgtagtcAACATTGCTGACACGTACAACCTTAAAGAAACGAAGGACGCAGCTCAGAAGTTCATGCGTGAGAACTTCATTGAGTTCTCAGAGATGGAACAGTTCCTGAAGCTCACCTATGAGCAGATTAGTGACTTCCTAACAGATGACTCTCTGCAGCTACCCTCTGAGCTCACTGCCTTCCAGATTGCCATCAAGTGGTTGGACTTTGATGATAAGAGACTGAAATATGCCCCTGACCTGCTGACGCACATTCGCTTTGGCACCATCTCAGCCCAGGACCTGGTCAGCCATGTGCAGAGTGTTCCCAGGATGATGCAAGATGCAGAATGTCACCGTTTATTGGTGGATGCCATGAATTACCATCTGCTGCCATACCAACAGAACATCCTGCAGTCCAGAAGAACCAAAGTCCGTGGTGGCCAAAGAGTGTTGCTTACCGTGGGTGGACGACCAGCTTTGACTGAAAAGTCCCTCAGCCGGGATATTCTCTACAGAGATGAAGACAACATTTGGAACAGGCTGACTGAAATGCCTGCAAAGAGCTTCAACCAGTGTGTAGCTGTCTTGGATGGCTTCCTCTATGTGGCTGGTGGTGAAGACCAGAATGATGCCAGGAACCAAGCTAAACATGCTGTGAGCAATTTCTGCag gTATGACCCCAGATTCAACACATGGATCCATCTCAGTTGCATGATTCAAAAGCGTACACATTTCAGCCTGAACACCTTTAACGGCCTGCTGTTTGCCATTGGAGGACGTAACTCAGATGGCTGCCAGGCCTCTGTAGAGTGCTATGTTCCATCCTCCAACCAATGGCAGATGAAGGCCCCCATGGAAGTTCCAAGATGCTGCCATGCTAGCACAGTCATTGATGGTAAAATTTTGGTAACCGGTGGTTATATCAACAATGCCTattccagagctgtgtgttctTACGACCCATCGACAGATAGCTGGCAAGATAAAAACAGTCTGAGCACGCCAAGAGGCTGGCACTGTTCTACCACTGTTGGTGATCGGGCTTATGTTCTTGGTGGCAGTCAGCTCGGTGGTCGGGGGGAAAGAGTGGATGTCCTTACTGTGGAATGTTTCAACCCTCATTCTGGTCAGTGGAGCTATGTCTCCCCCTTGCACACTGGAGTGAGTACAGCAGGGGCTGCCACACTAAATAACAAGATTTATGTCTTGGGTGGCTGGAATGAGGTGGAGAAGAAGTACAAGAAATGCACTCAAGTGTATAACCCTGACCTTAATGAATGGACTGAGGATGATGAGCTGCCTGAAGCAACAGTTGGCATCTCATGCTGTGTCATCACCATCCCCACCCGCAAAACACGAGAGTCAAGGGCCAGTTCAGCATCATCTGCTCCAGTCAGCATATAG